The window GCGTCCGGCATGATCCGCTGCGCGAGGCGCACGGAGTCCATGTGGATCTCGGGGGTCTCGTGCGGCAGGCCGATGAGGAAGTGCGACTTGGTCCGGAAGCCGGCCTTCCGGCACATCTCGAAGGCGTGCGCGATCTGGTCGTTGGTCATCCGGCGGTTGAGCACCTTGGTGCGGAACTCCTCGTTGCCGTGCTCGATGCCCATCACGACCCGCGTGCAGCCGGCGTCCTTGAGCGCCGCGCAGAGTTCCTCGGTGATCTGCTCGGGCCGCGCGTTGATGAAGAACGGGAGCTTGAACTCCTTCTTGTAGGCCGCGCAGAAACCGAGCGAGAAGCGCTTGTCGGCGAGGAACGTGTCGTCGTTGAGATAGAGGTAGCGGACCTTGTAGCGTTTGACGACCCGCCGCACCTCCTCGATGGCGTACTCGACGCTCGGGTAGCGGACGTACTTGCCCTCCTGCGTCTTGCGCAGCACGTGGTTCGAGCAGTAGGTGCAGGTGTAGGGGCAGCCGCGGCCGAACTGGAAGTTCGCGGTCTCGATGTCCGAGTCGATGATCGCCTGGTAGTCGACCATCTCGCGGTCGTAGAACGGCAGGCTGTCGAGGTCCTGGATGAACGGGCGCGTCGGGTTCTTCACGATCGAGCCGTCCGGCTTCTTGACCCAGAGGTTCTTGATGCCGTCGACCGGCCTGCCGTCGCGCAGCGCCTCCACCAG is drawn from bacterium and contains these coding sequences:
- a CDS encoding radical SAM protein, producing MKVLFIYTDINVRGGAMSYQFGTGIISAVLKAHGHDTRLHHMFGAFDMEPLKKAIAEYQPDVVGMSVVYPQWRYAKKIIEELRPWKAFTIFGGAHPTVVPECLGEVQGLDAICIGEGEYPMLELVEALRDGRPVDGIKNLWVKKPDGSIVKNPTRPFIQDLDSLPFYDREMVDYQAIIDSDIETANFQFGRGCPYTCTYCSNHVLRKTQEGKYVRYPSVEYAIEEVRRVVKRYKVRYLYLNDDTFLADKRFSLGFCAAYKKEFKLPFFINARPEQITEELCAALKDAGCTRVVMGIEHGNEEFRTKVLNRRMTNDQIAHAFEMCRKAGFRTKSHFLIGLPHETPEIHMDSVRLAQRIMPDAFTLHIFEVYPGTVLGDIAVKEGLIDPERENAEFIGQTDTALRLPGFPREEILHCFRLFPFRVYLKTHPFKAVLLYFYYSPWAGFLVRALSPFKRILRKLAMGV